A window from Symbiopectobacterium purcellii encodes these proteins:
- a CDS encoding electron transfer flavoprotein, whose amino-acid sequence MKIITCFKLVPEEQDIVVTAQRTLNFDRADAKISQFDLNAIEAATQLAGADGHVAALSVGGSLLDNTKVRKDVLSRGPNELFLVQDAQLDNALPKDTAQVLAAAARKIGFDLLLFGEGSGDLYAQQVGLLVGEMLQLPTLNAVSQVELLDNRVRVERTLEEEVEILELPLPAVLCVTSDINALKIPSMKAILGAGKKPVTQWKAEDISWQRTAPHTELTQICVPPQAERKHIILESDSPEAIAELAEHLKKALN is encoded by the coding sequence ATGAAAATAATAACCTGCTTCAAGCTGGTGCCCGAAGAGCAAGACATTGTGGTTACCGCCCAACGTACGCTCAATTTTGACCGCGCCGATGCAAAAATCAGTCAGTTTGATTTGAATGCCATCGAAGCCGCCACCCAGTTGGCCGGCGCTGATGGGCACGTTGCCGCGCTGAGCGTCGGCGGCAGCCTGCTGGACAACACCAAAGTACGCAAAGATGTGCTGTCGCGCGGCCCCAATGAACTGTTCCTGGTACAGGATGCACAGTTAGACAACGCGCTACCCAAAGATACTGCACAAGTGCTAGCAGCTGCGGCCCGTAAGATTGGCTTCGATCTGCTGCTGTTCGGCGAAGGCTCCGGCGATCTCTATGCGCAGCAGGTTGGGCTGTTGGTCGGTGAAATGTTGCAACTGCCTACCCTCAATGCCGTAAGCCAGGTAGAACTGCTCGATAACCGGGTGCGCGTGGAGCGCACATTGGAAGAGGAAGTGGAAATTCTTGAGCTGCCGCTGCCCGCCGTGCTCTGCGTGACATCAGATATTAATGCGCTAAAAATTCCGTCGATGAAGGCCATTCTGGGTGCCGGGAAAAAACCGGTAACGCAATGGAAAGCGGAAGATATCAGTTGGCAGCGCACAGCCCCCCACACCGAGCTGACGCAGATCTGCGTACCACCACAGGCGGAGCGTAAACACATCATTCTGGAAAGCGATTCGCCGGAAGCGATCGCCGAACTGGCCGAACACCTGAAAAAAGCGCTGAACTAA
- a CDS encoding AraC family transcriptional regulator gives MYQRWFDNNTDTLFEKGMTPKLSRFVISDDPNWESGHHVHDAETELIYVKSGVARLIIDSSNYVAQTGDIVVVERGRLHAVASDNASPATTYTCAVYGFKFRDRDENQIMQANSCPVVSVVKGKEVIKSIFHELGVMLPQQKNLLSSPVYDAFGYALTALFYENFKNAYRSEPGYIRKEVLVKDILVYLNNNYREKITLDQLAKKFRASVSYICHEFTKEYHISPINYVIKRRITEAKFSLTNTESSLNEIAIRVGYDNVDHFAKLFMRHVGCSPSEYRKQFKNSLNGLEYITEFGERSELLL, from the coding sequence ATGTATCAGCGCTGGTTTGACAATAATACCGATACCTTGTTTGAAAAGGGAATGACGCCCAAATTGTCCCGCTTTGTGATCAGCGATGACCCAAACTGGGAGTCCGGTCACCATGTACATGATGCGGAAACGGAGCTGATCTATGTGAAAAGTGGCGTAGCTCGGCTTATCATCGATTCGTCCAATTATGTTGCACAGACCGGCGATATTGTGGTGGTCGAACGTGGCCGATTGCATGCCGTCGCCTCCGATAATGCGTCCCCGGCAACCACCTATACCTGTGCTGTTTACGGATTTAAATTTCGCGACAGGGATGAGAATCAGATCATGCAGGCCAATTCTTGCCCGGTGGTTTCAGTGGTGAAAGGAAAAGAGGTAATAAAAAGTATCTTTCACGAACTGGGGGTGATGTTACCACAGCAAAAAAACCTTTTATCCTCACCGGTCTACGATGCTTTCGGTTATGCTTTGACGGCGTTGTTTTATGAAAACTTTAAAAATGCCTACCGTTCTGAACCCGGTTATATTCGCAAAGAAGTGTTGGTGAAAGATATTTTGGTTTATCTCAATAATAATTATCGGGAAAAGATAACCCTGGATCAGCTCGCTAAAAAATTCCGCGCCAGCGTCAGCTACATTTGTCATGAATTTACCAAGGAATATCATATCTCTCCGATCAACTATGTGATTAAGCGCCGGATCACCGAAGCAAAATTTTCGCTGACCAACACCGAATCCAGTTTGAACGAGATTGCCATCCGCGTGGGGTATGACAATGTCGATCACTTTGCCAAATTATTCATGCGCCACGTTGGCTGTTCACCGAGCGAGTACCGCAAGCAGTTTAAAAATAGTCTGAATGGATTGGAGTATATAACGGAGTTTGGTGAGCGTTCAGAATTGCTGCTGTGA
- the fadK gene encoding medium-chain fatty-acid--CoA ligase: protein MTVSIAFNAERRALYRQQGFWGDASLADYWHQTQRAMPDKVAVIDHQGTSYTYAALDRAASSLARFLLTCGIEPGDRVAFQLPGWCEFTVIYLACLKVGAVSVPLLPAYRETELVWILNKCQAKVLFAPTLFKNTQPVDRAIPLRAQLPHLRQIVALDKLAPATPTTLALSQLLQDFAPLETPIPVHGDALAAVLFTSGTEGVPKGVMLTHNNILASERAYCARLNLTWLDTILMPAPLGHATGFLHGVTAPFIIGARSVLLDIFNPVDCLELLQQERCTCVLGATPFVYDLLCCVQQKPYDLSSLRFFLCGGTTIPKKITRDCMQMGIKLLSVYGSTESSPHAVVKLDDPTSRIVNTDGQAAPGVEIKVVDKARNTVECGEEGEEASRGPNVFMGYLDEPELTARALDENGWYYSGDLCRIDADGYIKITGRKKDIIVRGGENISSREVEDILMQHPRIRDAGVVAMPDERLGERSCAYVVLNVPYHTLTLEDIIAFFSRKRVAKYKYPEHLVIVESLPRTASGKIKKYLLRQDILQRLGLDEHQQIHPSLFSA from the coding sequence ATGACCGTTTCAATAGCATTTAACGCTGAACGTCGGGCGTTATACCGTCAGCAAGGATTCTGGGGAGACGCTTCACTCGCTGACTATTGGCATCAAACACAACGCGCCATGCCGGACAAGGTTGCCGTCATTGACCATCAAGGGACATCTTACACTTACGCGGCGCTAGACCGCGCAGCAAGCAGCCTTGCACGCTTTTTACTCACCTGCGGAATCGAACCCGGCGATCGCGTCGCTTTTCAACTCCCGGGATGGTGCGAGTTTACGGTTATCTATCTGGCCTGTCTGAAGGTGGGCGCGGTATCCGTACCGCTACTCCCGGCCTACCGTGAAACCGAGCTGGTATGGATCCTCAATAAATGCCAGGCAAAAGTGCTGTTCGCCCCCACTTTGTTCAAGAATACTCAGCCTGTCGACAGGGCTATCCCGTTGCGTGCTCAGTTGCCTCACCTGCGACAAATAGTGGCCTTGGATAAACTGGCTCCCGCCACTCCCACTACGCTGGCACTCAGTCAACTATTGCAAGATTTTGCACCACTGGAGACGCCGATCCCTGTGCATGGCGATGCATTAGCGGCCGTGCTTTTTACCTCTGGTACTGAGGGGGTGCCCAAAGGGGTAATGCTGACGCATAACAACATTCTTGCCAGCGAACGCGCTTACTGTGCGCGCTTGAACCTGACCTGGCTGGATACTATCTTGATGCCTGCGCCGTTGGGCCATGCCACCGGCTTTTTACACGGGGTTACTGCCCCCTTTATCATTGGTGCACGTAGCGTACTGCTGGATATTTTCAATCCGGTAGACTGCCTTGAACTGCTACAGCAGGAGCGCTGTACCTGCGTGCTGGGCGCGACACCGTTTGTCTACGACCTCCTGTGCTGTGTACAGCAAAAACCTTACGATTTATCCTCGCTGCGCTTTTTCCTGTGCGGCGGCACCACGATCCCCAAAAAGATCACCCGTGATTGTATGCAGATGGGTATCAAACTGCTCAGCGTGTACGGTTCAACGGAAAGCTCACCACACGCCGTAGTGAAGCTGGACGATCCCACATCCCGAATCGTGAACACTGACGGGCAGGCAGCGCCGGGCGTTGAAATCAAAGTGGTCGACAAAGCGCGCAATACCGTTGAGTGTGGTGAAGAAGGCGAAGAAGCGTCGCGCGGCCCGAATGTGTTTATGGGCTATCTGGACGAACCGGAATTGACAGCGCGCGCACTGGATGAAAATGGCTGGTATTACAGCGGTGACCTATGCCGCATCGATGCCGACGGCTACATCAAAATCACCGGGCGCAAGAAAGATATCATCGTGCGCGGCGGCGAAAATATCAGCAGCCGTGAGGTAGAGGATATTCTGATGCAACACCCGCGCATCCGCGATGCGGGGGTGGTCGCCATGCCCGATGAACGTTTGGGTGAACGCTCATGCGCCTACGTGGTGCTTAACGTCCCTTACCACACGCTGACGCTTGAAGACATTATTGCCTTTTTCAGCCGTAAACGTGTGGCAAAGTACAAGTATCCCGAGCATCTGGTGATCGTCGAGAGTTTACCGCGCACCGCATCAGGGAAGATCAAGAAATACCTGCTGCGACAAGATATTCTGCAACGCCTCGGACTGGATGAGCACCAGCAAATCCACCCTTCCCTGTTCTCCGCCTGA
- a CDS encoding NAD(P)H-dependent oxidoreductase: MMDKNLRFACGKSVGKPSNSEDFVARERRNFIKAGLAATAAVVLPGFATSAIGAVQPRVKNVLIINAHQTYSGLSEGALNREYVALIKDEMDKKGYHIQQTYIEKGYNINEEVQKHLWADIIITQSPVFWFGTPWIYKKYVDEVFTAGMRQQSFLIDDGRIPNDPSKQYGSGGKLHGKKFLLSLTMNTPKEAFDDPAQRLYAGRSLEDLFSSTTSVYKFCGFAILPVFGSFDVIKAPQIAEDKARLIRYLAEL, encoded by the coding sequence ATGATGGATAAGAACTTGCGGTTTGCCTGCGGCAAATCTGTTGGCAAACCGAGCAATAGCGAGGATTTCGTGGCTCGAGAGCGGCGTAACTTTATTAAAGCCGGATTAGCAGCTACCGCTGCTGTGGTGTTACCCGGTTTTGCCACCAGCGCTATTGGCGCGGTTCAACCTCGGGTAAAAAACGTGCTTATCATCAATGCACATCAGACTTATTCTGGTCTCAGCGAAGGCGCGCTGAATCGAGAGTATGTAGCGTTGATTAAGGATGAAATGGATAAAAAGGGATACCACATTCAGCAAACCTATATCGAAAAGGGCTACAACATTAACGAAGAAGTTCAGAAACACCTTTGGGCAGATATTATTATCACTCAGTCACCGGTGTTCTGGTTTGGTACCCCCTGGATTTACAAGAAATATGTTGATGAAGTCTTTACGGCAGGAATGCGTCAGCAAAGCTTTTTGATCGATGATGGGCGCATACCGAACGACCCGAGTAAACAATATGGATCGGGTGGCAAGCTGCACGGTAAAAAATTCCTGCTTTCGCTGACCATGAACACCCCTAAAGAGGCATTTGATGATCCAGCCCAACGGCTCTATGCTGGGCGCTCCCTGGAGGATTTGTTCTCCTCAACGACCTCCGTCTATAAATTTTGTGGCTTTGCCATATTGCCGGTGTTTGGCTCATTCGATGTAATTAAAGCGCCGCAGATAGCCGAGGATAAAGCTCGGCTTATACGCTATCTGGCGGAGTTGTAG
- a CDS encoding FAD-dependent oxidoreductase: MSEEKFDAIVVGAGVAGCVAGYVMAQAGLDILVIERGNSAGSKNMTGGRLYAHSLESIMPGFAQQAPVERKVTREKISFLTDESAVTMDYHSEQPDIPAKASYTVLRNRFDPWLMEKAEEAGVQFIPGVRVDALLREGNRVTGVQAGEDALEANVVILADGVNSLLGRSVGMVPPPSPHHYAVGVKELIALPAAQIEDRFNLAPGEGAAWLFAGSPSNGLMGGGFLYTNKDSISLGLVCGLGDIAHASKSVPQMLEDFKQHPTIRPLIQGGTLLEYSAHMVPEGGLEMVPSLVDDGVMIVGDAAGLCLNLGYTVRGMDLAIASAQAAANTAIAAKQRQDFSSSSLMEYKRTLEHSFVLRDMHNYRKVPAMMENPRMFTQYPRMVADIMSDLFIIDGGPNVPVRAKIMKRAKQVGLINLLKDGIKGATAL, from the coding sequence ATGTCGGAAGAAAAATTTGATGCCATCGTCGTCGGTGCCGGGGTTGCGGGCTGCGTCGCCGGTTATGTCATGGCACAAGCTGGGCTTGATATATTAGTCATCGAACGCGGCAACAGCGCGGGCAGTAAAAATATGACCGGCGGACGCCTTTACGCCCACAGCCTAGAGAGCATTATGCCCGGGTTTGCGCAACAGGCTCCGGTTGAACGCAAAGTCACGCGAGAAAAAATTTCCTTTCTCACCGATGAAAGCGCCGTCACGATGGATTACCACAGCGAACAACCGGATATCCCTGCCAAAGCCTCTTATACCGTGTTGCGTAACCGGTTCGATCCCTGGCTGATGGAGAAAGCCGAAGAAGCCGGTGTGCAGTTTATTCCCGGCGTACGCGTCGATGCCTTGTTGCGCGAAGGCAACAGAGTCACCGGTGTGCAGGCAGGCGAAGATGCGCTGGAGGCAAACGTGGTGATCCTTGCGGATGGCGTGAACTCACTGCTGGGTCGCTCCGTCGGTATGGTTCCGCCCCCGTCGCCTCATCACTATGCGGTCGGCGTGAAAGAGTTGATTGCCCTGCCCGCAGCGCAAATCGAAGACAGGTTTAACCTGGCGCCGGGAGAAGGTGCCGCCTGGCTGTTTGCCGGTTCGCCTTCCAACGGATTGATGGGCGGAGGTTTTCTCTACACCAATAAAGACTCAATCTCGCTTGGATTAGTCTGCGGTTTAGGCGATATAGCCCACGCCAGCAAAAGTGTGCCGCAGATGCTGGAAGATTTTAAACAACACCCGACGATCCGCCCATTGATTCAGGGAGGAACGTTACTGGAATACTCGGCACACATGGTGCCGGAAGGCGGACTTGAAATGGTACCCAGCCTGGTGGATGACGGCGTGATGATTGTCGGCGATGCGGCCGGCCTGTGCCTCAATCTGGGTTACACCGTGCGCGGTATGGATCTGGCCATCGCCTCTGCACAGGCAGCCGCCAACACTGCGATCGCCGCAAAGCAGCGCCAGGACTTCTCTTCCAGCAGCCTGATGGAATACAAACGCACCTTGGAACACAGCTTCGTACTGCGCGATATGCACAATTATCGCAAAGTGCCCGCCATGATGGAAAACCCACGCATGTTCACTCAGTACCCGCGCATGGTGGCCGATATCATGAGCGACCTGTTCATCATTGATGGCGGCCCCAACGTGCCAGTGCGAGCAAAAATCATGAAGCGCGCCAAACAGGTTGGCCTGATAAACCTGTTGAAAGACGGCATCAAAGGAGCGACAGCGCTATGA
- the pgsA gene encoding CDP-diacylglycerol--glycerol-3-phosphate 3-phosphatidyltransferase — protein sequence MQLNIPTLLTLFRVVLIPFFVLAFYLPFNWAPLLCAFIFVVAAVTDWFDGFLARRLKQTTRFGAFLDPVADKVMVAVALVLVAEHYHAWWITLPAATMIAREIIISALREWMAEIGKRSHVAVSWVGKVKTTAQMLALVGLLWRPERMVEGAGIIALYIAAVLTFWSMFQYLSAAWHDLLDS from the coding sequence ATGCAATTGAACATACCAACATTGCTAACTCTGTTTCGTGTTGTCCTTATTCCCTTCTTTGTGCTGGCGTTTTATCTTCCTTTTAATTGGGCACCGCTGCTGTGCGCTTTTATTTTTGTGGTCGCGGCGGTGACTGACTGGTTTGATGGTTTTCTGGCGCGTCGTTTGAAGCAAACCACGCGCTTTGGCGCCTTTCTCGATCCTGTGGCTGACAAGGTGATGGTTGCAGTGGCGCTGGTGCTGGTGGCGGAGCATTACCATGCATGGTGGATAACCTTGCCAGCCGCCACGATGATTGCGCGAGAAATCATTATCTCCGCCCTGCGAGAATGGATGGCTGAGATTGGCAAACGCAGTCACGTCGCGGTTTCTTGGGTGGGTAAGGTGAAAACAACGGCGCAAATGCTGGCGTTGGTTGGACTTCTCTGGCGCCCTGAGCGTATGGTCGAAGGCGCGGGCATTATTGCGCTCTATATCGCCGCTGTGTTGACCTTTTGGTCCATGTTCCAGTATTTGAGTGCCGCGTGGCATGATTTGCTGGATTCCTGA
- a CDS encoding TonB-dependent receptor domain-containing protein: MQQYAPRRLVFNTLYRTLFATGLTALSTGAIAENVTNETFVVTATQTKHTTLSAPASVSVVTRAELEKMSVNDVSDAVRKLPGISINPSTTYGRKEIKIRGMKSDYTLLLLNGRRINSREALASNMGNDFDLSTIPVSAIDRIEVIRGPMSSLYGADALGGVVNVILRQPGETAAGEIGYGFEAPTEGDGGGHNRLSGYLSGPLLDNKLLGSVIVDGGKRDAWRTHQSVNPNSDALEARDTFNALTNLTWLIDDRQNIEFDTTYAKDDRDVLWNNYGASAHNIQKMERIGFGLTHNGNWEYVDTRLRAYFESVDLMDNSQLNNGKAYITQDNKTLDGQVSDYLGDHLITAGGEYRNTELQHSLNLRNGNVAVSQKAFFLQDEFKLGDLALTFGGRVDSHEIYGTEFSPRAYATYSLSDNWVVKGGVNKAFKAPTIAQFNPGYAVAACRGQCQTVGNPDLKAETAVSYELGTAYEAEHYGAGLTLFNNDIKDMIQVQTWDRVATQLTYENVDKARIRGIETSVWVDLTENLNWATNWTIVDAEDRSTKMRLKQTPKNTVNTQLTWQVLDNLATSLSYQYTGNQYLLDKQSKKTRGFNTVDLGATYTPIKHVDLKVGVTNITNEKRDYVATANDYFLSGRTIYGGISYKF, translated from the coding sequence ATGCAGCAATATGCACCACGCCGCTTGGTTTTTAATACCTTGTATCGCACCCTTTTCGCCACCGGATTGACCGCCCTCTCCACTGGAGCAATCGCGGAAAATGTAACAAATGAAACGTTTGTTGTTACCGCCACCCAGACAAAGCACACCACGCTCAGCGCACCGGCCAGCGTTTCAGTCGTCACCCGTGCCGAACTGGAAAAAATGTCGGTTAACGACGTTTCCGATGCTGTCAGAAAACTGCCCGGTATCAGCATTAATCCTTCAACTACCTACGGCCGCAAAGAGATCAAAATCCGTGGCATGAAATCCGACTATACGCTGTTGCTGCTCAATGGCCGACGCATCAACTCGCGTGAAGCGCTCGCCAGCAACATGGGTAACGATTTCGATCTCTCCACGATCCCCGTCTCCGCGATCGATCGCATTGAAGTCATTCGCGGCCCGATGTCATCCCTGTATGGCGCCGATGCGCTGGGCGGCGTCGTCAACGTGATCTTGCGTCAGCCGGGTGAAACGGCAGCGGGTGAGATAGGTTACGGTTTTGAAGCCCCCACGGAAGGCGATGGCGGCGGACATAATCGCCTGAGCGGCTATCTCAGCGGCCCGCTGTTGGACAATAAACTGCTCGGCAGCGTGATCGTTGACGGGGGAAAACGTGATGCCTGGCGCACCCATCAATCCGTCAACCCCAACTCGGATGCGCTGGAAGCCCGCGATACATTCAATGCTCTGACCAATCTGACCTGGCTTATCGATGACCGGCAAAATATTGAATTCGACACCACTTACGCAAAAGACGATCGTGATGTGCTGTGGAATAACTACGGCGCCTCGGCACACAATATTCAAAAAATGGAACGCATTGGCTTTGGCCTGACGCACAATGGCAATTGGGAGTACGTTGATACTCGCTTACGAGCCTATTTCGAAAGCGTCGATTTGATGGATAACTCGCAGCTTAACAACGGCAAAGCCTACATTACTCAGGATAATAAAACCCTGGATGGGCAAGTCTCCGACTACCTTGGCGATCATTTGATCACGGCTGGCGGTGAGTATCGGAACACCGAATTACAACACAGCCTGAACTTGCGAAATGGCAACGTGGCGGTAAGCCAGAAAGCGTTTTTCTTGCAGGATGAATTTAAACTCGGCGATCTGGCACTGACGTTTGGCGGTCGTGTCGACTCGCACGAAATTTACGGCACAGAATTTAGCCCACGCGCCTACGCCACCTACAGCCTCAGCGATAACTGGGTGGTCAAAGGGGGCGTAAACAAAGCATTCAAAGCACCGACCATCGCGCAATTTAACCCAGGCTATGCCGTTGCCGCCTGTCGAGGACAATGCCAAACGGTAGGGAACCCTGACCTGAAGGCAGAGACCGCTGTCAGCTATGAGTTGGGCACTGCCTATGAAGCTGAGCATTACGGTGCGGGCCTAACTCTGTTCAATAACGACATCAAGGATATGATTCAGGTGCAAACCTGGGACCGTGTCGCGACACAGCTCACCTATGAAAATGTGGATAAAGCACGCATCCGGGGCATTGAAACCTCCGTATGGGTCGATCTGACTGAAAACCTCAATTGGGCCACCAATTGGACCATCGTCGATGCGGAAGATCGCAGCACCAAAATGCGCCTGAAACAGACGCCTAAAAATACGGTCAATACTCAGTTAACGTGGCAAGTGCTGGACAACCTTGCTACGTCGCTCTCCTATCAATACACGGGCAATCAGTATCTGCTCGACAAGCAGTCGAAGAAAACCCGAGGGTTCAATACCGTCGATCTGGGCGCGACCTATACGCCAATTAAACACGTTGATCTGAAAGTGGGTGTCACCAATATCACTAATGAAAAGCGCGATTATGTGGCTACCGCTAATGACTATTTCCTGTCAGGTCGGACAATTTATGGCGGTATCAGCTATAAATTCTAA
- a CDS encoding electron transfer flavoprotein subunit alpha, with amino-acid sequence MSQLTNVWVFSDNVERYSELMTGARQWGQQVYAVVQDDTQVAAVKPLGAQGLYVLGKTAQQRIENYAETLASLIEKPATADYPTTLILLAATKRGKALAARLSVLLDAAVVNDVTTLTVEQLALYAEHRMYGGLAFGKEKINSPIAIVTLAPGAIEAETATTPSDCPVYQANYVAPRQEILCIERRAKSLSSVDLSKAKRVVGVGRGLVSQEDLRMVQDLATVLGAEVGCSRPIAEGEHWMERERYIGVSGVLLKSDLYLTLGISGQIQHMVGGNGAKIIVAINKDKNAPIFKYADYGLVGDIYKVIPALVEQLTR; translated from the coding sequence ATGAGTCAATTAACCAATGTATGGGTGTTCAGCGATAATGTTGAGCGCTACAGCGAATTAATGACGGGCGCACGCCAGTGGGGACAGCAGGTTTATGCTGTCGTGCAAGATGACACGCAGGTTGCCGCCGTTAAACCACTCGGCGCACAGGGACTCTACGTGCTGGGCAAAACGGCGCAGCAGCGTATCGAAAACTACGCCGAAACGCTGGCATCCCTGATAGAAAAGCCGGCAACGGCGGATTATCCCACCACGCTGATCCTGCTGGCAGCCACCAAGCGTGGTAAGGCGCTAGCAGCCCGCTTGAGCGTGCTGCTCGATGCCGCCGTCGTCAACGATGTCACCACCCTGACGGTAGAACAGCTGGCGTTGTATGCCGAACATCGCATGTACGGTGGCCTGGCGTTTGGCAAAGAGAAGATCAATAGCCCAATTGCCATAGTTACGCTGGCACCGGGCGCCATCGAAGCCGAGACCGCCACCACACCGTCTGATTGCCCGGTTTATCAGGCTAACTATGTTGCACCGCGTCAGGAAATCCTGTGCATAGAACGCCGCGCTAAATCGTTAAGTAGTGTCGACTTGAGCAAAGCCAAACGCGTTGTCGGCGTGGGCCGCGGATTGGTGTCGCAAGAAGACTTGCGCATGGTTCAAGACCTGGCAACGGTATTGGGCGCGGAAGTCGGCTGCTCACGCCCGATTGCTGAAGGGGAACACTGGATGGAGCGCGAGCGCTATATCGGTGTCTCTGGCGTGCTGCTGAAATCTGACCTTTACCTGACATTGGGGATCTCCGGCCAAATCCAGCACATGGTGGGCGGCAACGGCGCAAAAATCATCGTCGCCATTAACAAAGACAAGAATGCGCCGATCTTCAAATACGCCGACTACGGTTTGGTCGGCGATATCTACAAAGTGATCCCGGCGTTGGTTGAGCAGTTGACCCGGTAA
- a CDS encoding ferredoxin family protein: protein MSSDNSVNVDVKLGVNKFHVDEGHPHIILADNPDMAEFRKLLKACPAGLYKQDEAGNIHFDSAGCLECGTCRVLCGETILEQWEYPQGTFGIEFRFG from the coding sequence ATGAGTAGCGACAACAGCGTCAACGTCGACGTCAAACTGGGCGTCAATAAGTTCCACGTGGATGAAGGCCACCCACACATTATTCTGGCCGACAACCCTGATATGGCAGAGTTTCGTAAATTACTCAAAGCCTGTCCAGCAGGGCTCTACAAGCAGGATGAGGCAGGGAATATCCATTTCGACTCAGCCGGTTGTCTGGAGTGCGGTACCTGCCGGGTACTGTGCGGTGAAACCATTCTGGAACAATGGGAATACCCGCAGGGTACGTTCGGTATCGAATTCCGCTTTGGTTGA